In Zobellia roscoffensis, the following are encoded in one genomic region:
- a CDS encoding alanine dehydrogenase, with translation MNQPSSPFSKQQLLPQEETLEILRQKGELFIGIPKENQYQEQRVCLTPDAVNAITSNGHRVLIESGAGEGANYTDLDYTNAGGEITRDTKKVYSCPLLLKVEPPTLSEIEMMNPQTTIISALQIKTQSKAYFEKMAKKRITAIAFEYIRDEDGKYPAVRSLSEIAGISSVLIASEIMAATNDGNGLMFGNISGVPPVEVVIIGAGTVGEFAARSALGLGANVKIFDNSLSKLRNIQSNLRQTVYTSTIQPKNLLKSLKRCDVAIGATRGKDRSPVVVTSSMVEHMKKGAVIIDVSIDMGGCFETSTVTTHNKPTIEKFGVIHYGVPNIPSRYPKTATLSISNIFTPYLLELGENGGLENSLRFDKGLRNGLYMYHGILTNKSVGEWFDLQYSDINFLIF, from the coding sequence ATGAATCAACCTTCTTCTCCTTTTAGCAAACAACAATTGCTTCCACAAGAGGAAACTCTGGAAATTCTTCGCCAAAAAGGCGAACTTTTTATTGGCATCCCAAAAGAAAATCAATACCAAGAACAACGAGTATGTCTTACTCCGGATGCTGTAAATGCCATAACTTCCAATGGTCACAGAGTTTTAATTGAATCAGGTGCTGGAGAAGGCGCCAATTATACCGACCTAGATTACACCAATGCCGGAGGAGAGATAACGCGAGACACCAAGAAGGTCTATTCTTGTCCTTTATTACTCAAGGTTGAACCTCCCACGCTTTCCGAAATTGAAATGATGAATCCGCAAACGACCATTATTTCTGCTTTACAGATAAAAACTCAAAGCAAGGCGTATTTTGAAAAAATGGCAAAAAAGCGAATTACCGCCATCGCTTTTGAATACATACGGGATGAAGATGGTAAATACCCAGCAGTTCGTTCTTTGAGTGAAATTGCAGGAATATCTTCTGTTCTTATTGCTTCTGAAATTATGGCTGCCACCAATGATGGTAACGGCCTCATGTTTGGAAATATTAGCGGTGTACCACCTGTTGAAGTAGTTATTATAGGCGCAGGAACAGTTGGTGAATTTGCAGCTCGCTCCGCTTTAGGGCTTGGAGCTAACGTTAAGATTTTTGATAATTCACTTTCTAAACTACGCAACATACAATCCAATCTTAGACAAACGGTCTATACCTCTACTATTCAACCTAAAAACCTATTAAAATCACTAAAACGTTGCGATGTAGCTATTGGAGCAACACGCGGCAAAGACCGATCTCCTGTAGTAGTTACAAGTAGCATGGTAGAACACATGAAAAAAGGAGCTGTCATTATTGATGTAAGCATAGATATGGGCGGGTGTTTTGAAACAAGCACAGTAACTACGCATAACAAACCCACTATTGAGAAGTTTGGAGTAATTCATTACGGTGTTCCGAACATCCCTTCTCGCTACCCTAAGACCGCAACACTTTCCATTAGTAATATTTTCACTCCTTATTTACTGGAGTTAGGAGAAAATGGCGGATTAGAAAATTCACTTCGTTTTGATAAAGGATTAAGAAACGGACTCTACATGTATCACGGAATTTTAACCAACAAATCTGTGGGCGAATGGTTTGATTTACAGTACAGTGACATTAATTTCCTTATTTTCTAA
- a CDS encoding DUF4258 domain-containing protein, with product MDFLKRLGFYLIGLSIGIIFLTFFFKKKSEETGVSFCYFPNCRTLKNIRSKPMSYSEDVSRLFSKKQLDTLDIVNILRNGEVDFSNSETKTSPCKTYIIEGSIKDKEAILKVRNCQEKALLESITY from the coding sequence ATGGATTTTTTAAAACGTTTAGGTTTTTATCTTATCGGGCTTTCTATAGGAATCATTTTTTTGACATTTTTTTTCAAGAAAAAATCAGAAGAAACGGGGGTTTCGTTCTGTTATTTCCCTAACTGCAGAACACTTAAGAACATCCGATCTAAACCAATGTCCTATTCCGAAGATGTAAGCAGATTGTTTTCTAAAAAGCAACTAGACACCTTGGACATTGTGAACATCTTAAGAAATGGGGAAGTAGATTTTTCAAACAGCGAAACCAAGACATCACCATGCAAAACCTATATTATAGAAGGCTCCATAAAAGACAAAGAGGCCATATTAAAGGTCAGAAATTGTCAAGAAAAAGCCCTTTTAGAATCTATAACTTACTAA
- a CDS encoding proline dehydrogenase family protein — MKQIFEDTATAFALKTDSELERAYFLFRMIANEPLVRIGTAMTNFAIKAHLPVEGLIRATVFDHFCGGVNEKDCMSVVDRMYTKNVCSVLDYSVEGKDTEDPFDDAVAMILKVLDFVKEKDAIPFAVFKPTGYGRFALFQKISEGKSLTDKEEAEWQRVVVRFDRTCKKAYDLDVSLLIDAEESWMQQAADQLVEEMMRKYNKKKAVVFNTLQMYRWDRLDYLKQLQQRANESDFRIGIKVVRGAYMEKENDRAEEKVYKSPICSSKRETDENFDNAVAYIMNHLDTVSIFAGTHNENSSYKMMNIMAEKGIANNDDRVWFGQLFGMSDHISFNLSDKGYNVAKYLPFGPVRDVMPYLIRRAEENTSVAGQTSRELSLLKKERKRRKI; from the coding sequence ATGAAACAAATTTTTGAAGATACCGCAACAGCTTTTGCTTTGAAAACCGACTCTGAACTTGAGCGTGCTTATTTTTTGTTCAGGATGATTGCTAACGAGCCCCTCGTCCGAATTGGAACAGCAATGACTAATTTTGCTATTAAAGCTCATCTTCCTGTTGAGGGATTGATTAGAGCTACAGTGTTTGATCATTTTTGTGGTGGTGTTAATGAGAAAGATTGTATGTCTGTAGTGGATAGGATGTATACCAAAAATGTATGTTCAGTTTTGGACTACTCGGTTGAGGGAAAAGATACGGAGGATCCTTTTGATGATGCTGTGGCCATGATTTTAAAGGTACTAGACTTTGTTAAGGAAAAAGATGCTATCCCTTTTGCTGTTTTTAAACCTACTGGATATGGTAGATTTGCTCTTTTTCAAAAGATTAGCGAAGGTAAATCTTTGACTGACAAAGAGGAAGCGGAATGGCAAAGAGTGGTTGTCCGTTTTGATAGGACTTGTAAAAAAGCATATGATTTAGATGTTTCTCTGCTTATTGATGCGGAAGAAAGTTGGATGCAGCAAGCAGCTGATCAGCTTGTAGAAGAAATGATGCGGAAATATAATAAGAAGAAGGCGGTGGTCTTCAATACTTTGCAAATGTACCGATGGGACAGGTTAGATTATCTAAAGCAGCTACAACAACGTGCCAACGAAAGCGACTTTAGAATTGGAATAAAAGTGGTGCGTGGTGCTTATATGGAAAAGGAGAATGATAGGGCCGAGGAAAAAGTCTATAAGTCGCCCATTTGTAGTTCAAAACGAGAAACCGATGAAAATTTTGATAATGCCGTTGCTTACATAATGAATCACTTGGATACGGTTTCAATATTTGCGGGTACCCACAATGAAAATAGTTCGTATAAGATGATGAATATTATGGCTGAAAAAGGAATAGCCAATAATGACGATCGCGTATGGTTTGGGCAATTGTTTGGGATGAGTGATCATATTTCCTTTAATCTGTCCGATAAAGGGTATAATGTTGCTAAATATTTGCCTTTTGGTCCGGTGAGGGATGTAATGCCTTATTTAATTCGTCGTGCAGAAGAAAATACTTCGGTAGCCGGCCAGACTTCAAGGGAGTTGTCCTTGTTGAAAAAAGAAAGAAAACGAAGGAAGATTTAA
- the aroB gene encoding 3-dehydroquinate synthase — MQSITTSSYAVHFNQRAYDALNVHLSGKAYSKIYIIVDENTHEHCLPAFMAQIQGDYDFEIIEIESGEENKNIDTCTGVWSALSELDGDRKSLVINLGGGVLTDLGGFVASTFKRGIDFINVPTTLLSMVDASVGGKTGVDLGPLKNQIGVINQPEMVLVITSFLKTLEERQLRSGFAEMLKHGLIQSQAYWEALKKVTDFLNIDDLIYDSVVIKNEVVLQDPTEQHLRKILNYGHTLGHAIESYFLESKTHKTLLHGEAIGIGMILEAYLSKELLGLTDIELTDIKETFLSHYEKVVFNKEDITTILSLLKFDKKNSHGNINFVLISAIGKPDIDIRIPDELYENAFAYYAEQ, encoded by the coding sequence ATGCAATCCATAACAACCTCTTCTTACGCCGTACATTTCAACCAACGAGCTTATGACGCTTTAAACGTTCACTTATCTGGCAAGGCATATTCTAAAATTTACATCATCGTAGACGAGAATACCCACGAACATTGCCTTCCTGCATTTATGGCTCAAATTCAAGGAGATTATGATTTTGAAATTATTGAGATTGAGTCTGGTGAAGAAAACAAAAATATAGACACCTGTACAGGGGTTTGGAGCGCATTGTCCGAATTAGATGGTGACCGAAAAAGCCTTGTCATAAACTTGGGTGGTGGTGTTCTTACGGATTTAGGTGGGTTTGTAGCCTCAACATTTAAAAGAGGTATTGACTTTATAAATGTACCAACCACACTATTATCCATGGTGGACGCATCTGTAGGCGGAAAAACTGGCGTAGACCTTGGGCCTCTGAAAAACCAAATTGGTGTTATTAACCAACCCGAAATGGTCCTTGTGATAACGAGTTTCTTAAAAACATTGGAAGAAAGACAATTGCGAAGTGGTTTTGCAGAAATGCTTAAACACGGTCTAATCCAAAGCCAAGCATATTGGGAGGCGCTCAAAAAAGTTACAGACTTCCTAAATATTGATGACTTAATCTACGATTCTGTTGTTATTAAAAACGAGGTTGTGCTTCAAGACCCAACAGAGCAACATTTACGAAAAATATTAAATTACGGACATACTTTAGGACACGCAATTGAATCCTATTTCCTAGAAAGCAAAACACACAAAACCTTGTTGCACGGTGAAGCTATTGGAATAGGAATGATCCTAGAAGCCTATCTTTCCAAAGAACTTCTTGGTCTTACAGATATAGAATTAACTGATATAAAAGAAACTTTCCTTTCTCATTATGAAAAAGTCGTTTTCAATAAAGAGGATATCACAACCATACTATCTTTATTAAAATTTGATAAGAAGAATTCGCACGGTAATATAAATTTTGTGCTTATTTCCGCCATAGGAAAACCAGATATAGACATTAGAATTCCCGATGAATTGTATGAAAATGCTTTTGCATACTACGCTGAACAATAG
- a CDS encoding DinB family protein, which produces MRTSELKIAPPIPFYKTYIDVLGDVDLLEMLERQLKNFPKFIENIPDGKLSYAYGPEKWTIAQVLLHIIDSERVFQYRSLRFSRGDSTALPGFEQDLYAPNSRAETRSKESLIEEYIAVRQSTITLYRSFDAKTLSKQGVASNLPWNVATLGFVICGHQKYHRNILRERYLS; this is translated from the coding sequence ATGAGAACTTCAGAACTTAAAATTGCACCACCAATTCCTTTTTACAAGACTTATATAGATGTGCTAGGTGACGTAGATTTGTTGGAAATGTTAGAACGTCAGTTAAAGAATTTTCCAAAATTTATTGAGAATATCCCTGACGGTAAATTATCTTATGCCTATGGACCTGAAAAGTGGACTATAGCTCAAGTGCTTCTGCATATTATTGACTCTGAGCGTGTTTTTCAATACCGCTCACTTCGGTTCTCTCGAGGGGATAGTACCGCTTTACCTGGGTTTGAGCAAGATTTATACGCTCCTAATTCACGTGCTGAAACACGCTCTAAAGAAAGTCTTATAGAGGAATATATTGCGGTTAGGCAATCTACCATTACACTCTATAGAAGTTTTGATGCTAAAACCTTAAGTAAGCAAGGTGTTGCTAGTAATTTACCATGGAATGTGGCTACTTTAGGTTTTGTTATTTGTGGTCACCAAAAGTACCATCGCAATATATTGCGAGAGCGTTACCTAAGTTAA
- a CDS encoding Lrp/AsnC family transcriptional regulator, with translation MGKVKLDEIDHQILDMLIDNTRTPFTDIAKKLLISAGTVHVRVKKMEEAGIIKGSSLTLDYVKLGYAFIAYVGIFLEKTHQTKFVLERLEQIPNVTVAHITTGKFNIFCKIRAKDTNHAKNIIFRIDDIDGISRTETMISLEESINDKKRLMHTIFNEL, from the coding sequence ATGGGAAAAGTAAAATTAGACGAAATTGATCACCAGATTCTGGATATGTTAATAGATAACACCAGAACTCCATTTACAGATATAGCTAAGAAGCTCTTGATTTCTGCCGGCACGGTTCACGTACGTGTTAAGAAAATGGAGGAAGCGGGTATTATAAAAGGGTCGTCTCTTACATTGGATTATGTAAAATTAGGCTATGCTTTTATTGCTTATGTTGGTATATTTTTAGAGAAAACACATCAGACAAAATTCGTTTTGGAGCGTTTAGAGCAAATTCCAAATGTTACGGTAGCACATATTACAACAGGAAAATTTAATATTTTCTGTAAAATAAGAGCTAAGGATACTAATCATGCTAAGAATATTATTTTTAGAATTGATGATATTGACGGTATCAGCCGTACAGAAACCATGATTTCTTTGGAAGAAAGTATAAATGACAAGAAGAGGTTAATGCATACAATTTTCAATGAATTGTAA
- a CDS encoding M14 family metallopeptidase, with translation MSISQVEYYSIKEKSVSGRYVVNGQVLDFMEKNRDSLSIKTIGKSVQGREIKSIQLGSGPYKILMWSQMHGNESTTTKAVLDFVNFLHGGSSMAKRILQSCTLLIIPMLNPDGAEAYTRINANEIDLNRDAQNRTQPESMILRNVFDSFQPDYCFNLHDQRTIFNVGETSRPATVSFLAPAHDAERSISKTRGVSMQLIVAMNNLLQEMIPGQVGRYDDAFNANCVGDSFQMLNVPTILFESGHYPEDYERERTREYIFHAIFKAVVTIAENNIDTFEQDNYFEIPENGKLFFDVLIKNAQIIDLELTNGDSIGVLYAEVLKGNKVAFEPRIEKKGSLEGYYGHKTYNCLNEDDLKELRQQSFYQLVKA, from the coding sequence ATGAGTATTTCACAGGTTGAGTATTATTCTATTAAGGAAAAATCCGTCAGTGGTCGGTATGTTGTTAATGGTCAAGTTCTAGACTTTATGGAAAAAAACAGAGATTCATTGTCCATAAAAACTATCGGAAAATCTGTTCAAGGACGAGAAATAAAAAGCATACAATTAGGAAGTGGACCGTATAAAATTTTAATGTGGTCTCAAATGCATGGGAATGAATCTACAACTACCAAAGCGGTTTTAGATTTTGTGAATTTTTTACATGGAGGTTCATCCATGGCAAAACGTATTTTGCAAAGCTGTACACTTTTGATTATTCCTATGCTGAATCCGGATGGGGCAGAAGCTTACACCCGAATAAATGCAAATGAAATAGATTTGAATAGAGATGCTCAAAATAGAACTCAGCCAGAAAGTATGATTCTAAGAAATGTTTTTGACTCCTTTCAACCGGATTATTGCTTTAATCTTCATGATCAACGTACTATTTTTAATGTTGGTGAAACATCTAGGCCGGCAACAGTGTCATTTTTAGCACCTGCCCATGATGCGGAAAGGAGTATTTCTAAAACACGAGGAGTAAGTATGCAGTTGATTGTAGCTATGAATAATCTGTTGCAAGAGATGATTCCTGGTCAGGTTGGTAGGTATGATGATGCTTTTAATGCGAATTGTGTAGGTGATAGTTTTCAGATGCTTAATGTGCCTACTATATTATTTGAGTCTGGTCATTACCCGGAAGACTATGAAAGAGAGCGAACAAGAGAGTATATTTTTCATGCGATATTTAAGGCTGTAGTTACTATTGCTGAAAATAACATAGATACATTTGAGCAAGATAACTATTTTGAGATTCCTGAAAACGGAAAACTCTTTTTTGATGTATTGATAAAGAATGCTCAAATTATAGATTTAGAATTGACTAACGGAGATAGTATAGGTGTGTTGTACGCGGAAGTGTTGAAAGGTAATAAGGTAGCTTTTGAGCCAAGAATTGAGAAAAAGGGGAGTCTTGAGGGGTATTATGGTCATAAAACCTATAATTGTCTAAATGAAGATGATTTAAAAGAACTAAGGCAACAGTCTTTTTATCAGCTTGTTAAAGCCTAA
- a CDS encoding helix-turn-helix domain-containing protein — MVNTTDFIDRLNELLRYYSLSASSFADKVNVQRSSISHLLSGRNKPSLDFVLKVINVFPEVNLYWLLNGKGSFPSEAKKEILQPTPSTKQKTPTIDLPAKASSKPGKNIEKIIIFYSDGSFESYAN, encoded by the coding sequence ATGGTAAACACAACGGATTTTATAGACCGACTTAATGAATTATTGCGCTATTACAGCCTTTCCGCCTCTAGTTTTGCAGATAAAGTTAACGTGCAACGCTCAAGCATTTCACATCTTCTATCTGGACGAAACAAACCAAGTTTAGACTTTGTACTTAAAGTCATCAATGTCTTTCCCGAGGTTAATTTATATTGGCTTCTGAATGGGAAAGGGTCTTTCCCTTCAGAAGCAAAAAAAGAAATTTTACAGCCCACTCCATCAACGAAACAAAAAACACCCACAATAGACTTACCAGCCAAAGCCAGCTCCAAACCTGGAAAAAACATTGAGAAAATTATTATTTTTTATTCTGATGGAAGTTTTGAATCTTATGCCAATTAG
- a CDS encoding DNA topoisomerase IV produces the protein MIQKTIPIVLALVLMTSCYNPDRNCTDFKDGKFAFTTTIDGEEKTTIFHRNGDLEIDYFDGKADSASVRWINDCEYIVKKLNPKNKSEEQSVHMKILSTTDDSYIFQYNIVGESKHSRGTATRTE, from the coding sequence ATGATACAGAAAACAATCCCCATAGTCCTCGCTTTAGTTTTAATGACCTCTTGCTACAATCCGGATAGGAACTGCACTGATTTTAAAGACGGAAAATTTGCTTTCACCACCACAATAGATGGTGAAGAAAAAACCACTATTTTCCATAGAAATGGAGATTTGGAAATCGATTATTTTGATGGAAAAGCGGATTCAGCTTCCGTAAGATGGATAAATGACTGCGAGTATATCGTAAAAAAACTCAATCCCAAGAACAAATCCGAAGAACAGTCCGTACACATGAAAATCCTTTCCACTACTGACGACTCCTATATATTTCAATACAATATCGTAGGAGAAAGTAAACATTCCCGAGGAACTGCAACAAGGACCGAATAA
- a CDS encoding sterol desaturase family protein: MDLTNPLIYGVPCFIAFILLEISYSHTHGDKDLYVWKDFMASGAMGIGSAILGPLIKITVLITVFTYTYEFFNPIVDGVRTNIMGYESFGYAWYVFVLCQLADDFTYYWFHRANHEVRLLWAAHIVHHSSDHFNLGTAIRNGWFTLLYKPFFYMWMPAIGFPVEVVIFALAIESFWQFQLHSQYVPKMGWVEKIFNTHTMHQVHHAQNVEYLDKNHGGFLNIFDKIFGTWKELDDDVEVKFGVIHAPKSYNPIVILTHEFKDIWADVKKAKKFSHKLMYIFGPPGWSPDGSTLTVKQQQRLSREHKETSPEVAYSRPN, encoded by the coding sequence ATGGACTTGACGAACCCCCTAATTTATGGCGTACCCTGCTTTATAGCATTTATATTGCTGGAAATCTCTTATAGCCACACCCATGGAGATAAAGACCTTTATGTGTGGAAAGATTTCATGGCAAGTGGTGCAATGGGTATTGGTTCTGCAATATTAGGTCCGCTTATTAAAATCACGGTTTTGATCACGGTTTTTACGTATACCTATGAGTTTTTTAACCCTATTGTAGATGGTGTGAGAACAAATATTATGGGATACGAGTCTTTTGGTTATGCTTGGTATGTATTTGTGTTATGTCAATTGGCAGATGATTTTACATATTATTGGTTTCACAGGGCTAATCATGAAGTGAGGTTGCTTTGGGCAGCACATATTGTACATCATTCTTCGGATCATTTTAATTTGGGTACCGCTATACGTAACGGTTGGTTTACGCTTTTGTATAAGCCTTTCTTTTATATGTGGATGCCAGCAATAGGCTTTCCTGTGGAAGTGGTGATTTTTGCATTAGCTATTGAGTCTTTTTGGCAATTTCAGTTGCATTCACAGTATGTTCCTAAAATGGGATGGGTGGAGAAGATTTTTAACACCCATACGATGCACCAAGTTCACCATGCGCAGAATGTGGAGTATTTAGATAAGAACCACGGAGGTTTCTTGAATATTTTTGATAAGATATTTGGAACATGGAAAGAGCTAGATGATGATGTGGAGGTTAAGTTTGGGGTGATTCACGCTCCTAAATCCTATAATCCAATAGTTATATTAACGCACGAATTCAAGGATATTTGGGCCGATGTTAAAAAGGCTAAAAAGTTTTCACATAAGCTAATGTATATTTTTGGACCTCCAGGATGGAGTCCAGATGGTAGTACGCTAACTGTAAAGCAACAACAACGCCTTTCTAGAGAACACAAGGAAACGAGCCCTGAAGTTGCCTATAGTAGGCCTAATTAA
- the mscL gene encoding large conductance mechanosensitive channel protein MscL: MKNFIQEFKNFAIKGNMIDMAIGIIIGTAFNNVINTLVKKIIMPPLSLMTDDVNLSSKKYILREAVGEVQEVAIGYGEMLEVLIDFLIIALTIFVVIKGFHRFKSKAEDPDNKTVETPKNIELLASLEKLMQEQNALLRNKKN, translated from the coding sequence ATGAAAAACTTTATACAAGAGTTTAAGAATTTTGCCATTAAGGGTAATATGATTGATATGGCTATCGGTATTATTATCGGTACGGCTTTTAACAACGTGATTAATACATTGGTCAAAAAAATTATTATGCCGCCATTGTCATTAATGACTGACGATGTTAATCTTAGTAGTAAAAAATACATTCTTCGAGAGGCAGTTGGTGAGGTGCAAGAGGTAGCTATCGGATATGGTGAAATGTTAGAAGTCTTAATTGATTTCTTGATAATTGCGTTAACCATATTTGTGGTAATAAAAGGGTTTCATCGCTTTAAATCAAAGGCAGAAGACCCTGATAATAAAACAGTTGAAACGCCAAAGAATATTGAGTTGTTAGCTAGTTTGGAGAAGTTAATGCAGGAGCAGAATGCATTACTCCGAAATAAGAAAAATTGA